AGGTCGCCAAGGGCGAGATGAAATGGGGCTGAGCCGGCAGATAGAGGAATCCTCGGTTAGCCCGGTATAAACATTTCCGGCGTTCAAATGAAACGCGCCGAAATGCAACTCTGCCCGGCGTCCGTGCCGGGCAGAGCTCGCCCTGGTTCGCGCACTGCCCTCGACTTTGAAAAGGGCGATTCCGAAGTCGCCTAAGAGATTCCGGCCACCCGGATCTTACCTGCTCCCTGTCAGAGCATTAGGAACGTGTTGCAGGCGGTGAAATGGGTGCCGCCCGCGCGCCTCGGAACGAAAAGGCGACCACGGTTACCGCCAGGGCCATGAAGACCGCGGCGATCGGGCTGGTGAACAGGAAGAACGGGTCGCCGCCGGTGGCCGCAAAGGCCTGACGCGCCGTCTGTTCCAGGTTGCCGCCCAGGATAAACGCGATCACGAAGGGCAGCGGCGAAAGGTCGAGCCGCCGCATCAGGTAGCCCAGGATGCCGAATGCCACCGCGAACCACATGGCCGCCATGCTCGCCTCCTCCACGTAGATCGCGGTGAGCGTGAGAAGCAGGACGATGGGCATCAGGATGTGCTTGGGAGCCTTGGACATCACACCGACCGATCGCATGAAAACGCCGCCGATGGTCCAGTTCAACAGGTTCGCAAACATCATCGCAGTGAACAGGCCGAAGGCGATCACCAGTTCCGGGTTCACCACGTCAGGGTTCCAGCGGAAGACCGACGGGCCCGGATTGAAGCCGCCGATGCTGTCGGCCGCGAGGATCAGGAAGACCGCGGCGGCGTTGCCCGGGATACCCAGCGAGAGAACGGGGATCAGGTTGGCCCCCGAGACGGCGCTGTTCGCGGCCTCCGTCGCGGCGACGCCCTCCGGCGCACCCTTGCCGAATGGGGTGCTCGCGCCGCCCTGCTTCGCGTGCAGACGGCCACCCGCTGCATAGCCCAGCATCGCCGCGAGCGTCGAGCCAATGCCGGGAAGCGCTCCGATGGCCGTGCCAATCAAGGCGGAGCGCCCGATATAGGGCGCGAGCCGCCGGATGT
This sequence is a window from Roseibium salinum. Protein-coding genes within it:
- a CDS encoding tripartite tricarboxylate transporter permease, with translation MEIADYIWMGILAVFQGPDLVSLAGYGIPVTPVMILLGFLLGIVVGATPGLAGPMAMAISLPILISIFGFTPSALLPVLGFLIGVMKGATVGGAVPAILFNTPGTPDAYMTTLDGHPMALNGQGGKALRVAHFSSAAGDTFSDIMLILCAPFLAVMVEAYLDLPEKTALLILSLAFISSVIGRSVGKGLISMGLGLLVAYIGTGEDFYPRLSFGTRTLAEGFPVATVILGVLILGEVFRSFEDLWMERRQTRPAPSVEPRGDQRLHWADIRRLAPYIGRSALIGTAIGALPGIGSTLAAMLGYAAGGRLHAKQGGASTPFGKGAPEGVAATEAANSAVSGANLIPVLSLGIPGNAAAVFLILAADSIGGFNPGPSVFRWNPDVVNPELVIAFGLFTAMMFANLLNWTIGGVFMRSVGVMSKAPKHILMPIVLLLTLTAIYVEEASMAAMWFAVAFGILGYLMRRLDLSPLPFVIAFILGGNLEQTARQAFAATGGDPFFLFTSPIAAVFMALAVTVVAFSFRGARAAPISPPATRS